The Thermodesulfobacteriota bacterium genome has a window encoding:
- a CDS encoding ComF family protein, translating into MAEPSNVDHFTGSSPGDCPADGQPHRVDAVIPRDIADRHFCGRCLRGEFNFLKARSVAYYDGLLRDMLHKFKYNGKLSLGRVLSRLMSENYPKDMEEVELIVTVPLHVSKLRKREFNQSVILASGLTRKLGVPLDPFVMVKLRETRPQVEVSDEGERRRNVKGVFSVVNPVAINRKSLLLVDDIFTTGSTVNECARVLLQGGASKVQVLTLLRASQR; encoded by the coding sequence GTGGCCGAACCATCCAACGTGGATCACTTTACCGGTTCGAGCCCCGGTGATTGTCCGGCAGATGGGCAACCACACCGGGTTGACGCAGTGATCCCTAGAGATATAGCCGATAGACATTTTTGCGGAAGATGTCTTCGGGGAGAGTTTAATTTTCTAAAGGCCCGTTCGGTAGCCTACTATGATGGATTGTTACGGGATATGCTCCACAAGTTTAAATACAATGGAAAGCTAAGCTTGGGACGAGTTCTTTCACGTTTGATGAGCGAAAACTATCCAAAAGACATGGAGGAGGTGGAGTTAATAGTCACCGTTCCCCTTCATGTAAGCAAACTGAGAAAAAGAGAGTTCAATCAATCGGTGATTCTAGCCTCAGGCTTAACCAGGAAGCTGGGTGTACCCCTTGACCCGTTCGTAATGGTAAAACTCAGGGAAACAAGGCCTCAGGTCGAGGTTTCTGACGAAGGGGAGAGAAGGAGAAACGTTAAGGGTGTTTTCTCCGTGGTAAATCCGGTTGCGATTAATAGAAAATCTTTACTGCTGGTAGACGACATATTCACTACCGGTTCCACCGTGAACGAATGTGCCCGGGTGCTTCTTCAAGGAGGGGCTTCTAAAGTACAAGTCTTAACTCTCTTGAGGGCTTCCCAGAGATAA
- the pilM gene encoding pilus assembly protein PilM: MYGKYLGLDIGSDSIKIALVKRGLRETKLLTRVKIKTPESPNQVSELVDAIFTQNSFPRGDIATSILNHPISIRVLNFPFSDPRKIDQVYQFELENVTTFDPLDKVHGYQIVKTEKGSEVIVCMFEKESLKGLMEFFDRGGIDPRVVTYAPVAFSSLDSFLVQERPLVLIDIGASDMNFTLFDKGGVKRVRSSSKAGNAVTETISKTLRVPLEEAESIKLGGLEGYNPEVVREALTPLLGEVKKTIQFFEVELREEVKTILLSGGTSLMPGITNFMGKELKKDVKKLFIPELGDDSTVFAESFALALYGCTFSKGNLDLRKGEFKYTGKNEELRKTFLAPAVLFLVLLLLSMYQSGAGYFELKDRISKMEAQIEQNVRETFPDVKIIPKPAAFMESEVKKVREQLGLIEGIQGSSTPLNILRDISANIPQRVKLTVDEVNFLDDSTVKVQGKCNSYDEVARIEKALSDSGLFKKVNRDSTETAVNNTIKFQISLVLR; the protein is encoded by the coding sequence ATGTATGGTAAATACCTAGGACTGGACATTGGAAGCGACTCTATAAAAATCGCTCTCGTTAAAAGGGGACTCCGGGAAACAAAACTACTCACCAGGGTGAAGATTAAGACCCCAGAGTCACCTAACCAGGTATCGGAACTAGTCGACGCCATATTCACGCAAAATTCTTTTCCCCGGGGAGATATTGCCACTTCCATCCTCAATCACCCCATATCTATCCGGGTGCTAAACTTTCCCTTTTCCGACCCCAGGAAAATCGACCAGGTATACCAGTTTGAGCTAGAAAACGTGACCACATTTGACCCTCTGGATAAGGTCCACGGATATCAAATTGTCAAAACCGAGAAGGGTAGCGAAGTCATAGTCTGTATGTTCGAGAAGGAAAGCCTGAAAGGACTAATGGAATTTTTTGACCGGGGAGGGATTGACCCGAGGGTAGTGACTTATGCCCCGGTTGCTTTTAGCTCGCTGGACAGTTTTCTTGTGCAGGAGAGGCCTCTGGTCTTGATAGATATTGGGGCCAGCGACATGAACTTTACTCTTTTTGATAAGGGCGGGGTTAAACGGGTAAGGTCTTCTTCAAAGGCTGGAAATGCAGTCACAGAGACAATAAGCAAGACACTCCGAGTCCCTTTGGAAGAGGCAGAGTCCATAAAGCTAGGCGGGCTTGAGGGGTATAACCCGGAGGTGGTTAGGGAAGCGCTTACTCCCTTGCTCGGCGAGGTAAAAAAGACCATTCAATTTTTTGAAGTTGAGCTTAGGGAAGAGGTTAAAACTATCCTTCTATCCGGGGGAACGTCGCTAATGCCTGGTATCACCAACTTCATGGGGAAGGAACTTAAGAAGGATGTGAAGAAGCTCTTCATCCCGGAGCTGGGTGATGATTCCACCGTTTTTGCCGAGTCCTTCGCCCTCGCTCTATACGGATGCACATTCAGCAAGGGTAACCTGGACTTGAGAAAGGGGGAATTCAAATACACGGGTAAGAATGAAGAGCTCAGAAAAACCTTCTTGGCGCCAGCCGTGCTCTTTCTAGTTTTATTGTTGTTGTCCATGTACCAATCGGGCGCTGGCTATTTTGAGCTTAAGGACAGGATAAGCAAGATGGAAGCACAGATCGAACAAAACGTGAGAGAGACCTTTCCCGATGTAAAGATAATTCCGAAGCCGGCGGCGTTCATGGAGAGCGAGGTCAAGAAGGTGAGGGAACAGTTGGGGTTGATCGAAGGGATACAGGGAAGCTCCACCCCGCTGAATATTCTAAGGGACATATCGGCAAATATTCCACAAAGAGTGAAATTGACGGTGGACGAGGTCAATTTTCTGGATGATTCGACGGTGAAGGTTCAAGGCAAGTGCAATTCATACGATGAGGTTGCTCGGATAGAGAAGGCTCTTTCCGACTCAGGCTTGTTCAAAAAAGTGAATAGGGACTCCACCGAGACTGCGGTGAATAATACGATAAAATTTCAAATATCCCTGGTATTGAGATAA
- a CDS encoding cupin domain-containing protein, whose protein sequence is MDRELEKKLRREGFSNIFVWQDRPNAFYPDHTHSGVTAHIVLEGEITVTCQGVTRTYKAGDRFDVPKETVHSAKIGPEGCRYVIAEK, encoded by the coding sequence ATGGATAGAGAATTGGAGAAAAAGCTTCGTAGGGAAGGTTTCTCGAACATCTTTGTATGGCAGGACCGTCCGAACGCCTTTTATCCCGACCATACACATTCCGGCGTAACCGCCCACATAGTCTTGGAGGGTGAAATCACTGTCACCTGTCAAGGAGTCACCAGGACATACAAGGCCGGAGACCGGTTTGATGTTCCAAAGGAAACCGTACATTCGGCCAAGATAGGCCCCGAGGGCTGCCGCTATGTAATCGCTGAAAAGTAG
- a CDS encoding bifunctional nuclease family protein → MNKYSLFKAIFVFLVLMFSVFTRAEEKGVTVEEEEMTIKGLGFDPQAQTPVVLLSDKENKKVLPIWIGLCEARSIELGLSGEVAPRPLTYDMFAAIVRAMKGKVERIVIVDLRDQVFYAQIEVSLNGSVSKVDARPSDAIALASRMGAPIFVKKSVLERAAPPETEGEKRGT, encoded by the coding sequence ATGAATAAGTATTCTCTATTTAAGGCAATTTTTGTATTTTTAGTACTTATGTTCAGTGTTTTCACTCGAGCCGAGGAGAAGGGGGTTACAGTGGAGGAGGAGGAAATGACTATAAAGGGGCTGGGATTTGACCCGCAGGCCCAAACCCCGGTCGTGCTCCTTTCGGACAAGGAGAATAAAAAGGTTTTACCCATCTGGATAGGCCTCTGTGAGGCAAGGTCCATAGAGCTCGGCCTTTCCGGTGAGGTAGCGCCTCGTCCGCTCACTTACGACATGTTTGCGGCAATAGTGAGGGCAATGAAGGGAAAAGTAGAGAGAATAGTAATTGTAGACCTACGCGACCAGGTTTTCTACGCTCAGATTGAGGTGTCTTTGAACGGCTCGGTATCGAAGGTGGATGCTCGTCCCAGCGATGCCATAGCCCTGGCATCCCGTATGGGGGCGCCGATATTCGTGAAGAAGTCGGTTTTAGAGAGGGCGGCACCTCCAGAAACGGAGGGTGAGAAAAGAGGAACTTAG
- the dnaA gene encoding chromosomal replication initiator protein DnaA, which yields MATSKRVTLGRNLKSLFSDQYGEPAGKGETSFIAPVLSQGHTSHSPKETNRLEKVAWEDVLERIKKKSNPQVLFWFTPLKLISQNEDSITLKANSQFDTDWINNHYLDFITDTVKEVYQRKYQVKIVSEAAGAVQAQEEEEDSAPRGPYKEALFTGILNPNYVFERFIVGPSNQFAHAASTAVAGRPGEIYNPLFIYGGVGLGKSHLINAIGNYVLRNTSRMARVCCISAEHFTNQVINSIKSNKMEHFRNTYRFGCDVLLIDDIQFIAGKESTQEEFFHTFNTLYESKKQIVITCDKSPKDMTYLEERLKSRFEWGLIADIQPPEIETKVAILKNRAESAGVSLPNDVAIFLAESITSNVRELEGTLNNIIAYTRLLNTEINTDLAKEALKNIIKEQGRRILSIESIQKEVANFFGIKIQDLKSERKQKNIAEPRQIAMYLARRYTGASFPEIGEKFGGKDHSTVIHAVRKIETQMGQNSTLKSRVDLVSRKIEALRSG from the coding sequence TTGGCTACTAGCAAAAGGGTGACATTAGGCCGCAATCTCAAGTCCCTATTCTCTGACCAGTATGGAGAACCCGCAGGAAAAGGAGAAACAAGCTTTATAGCTCCAGTACTATCCCAGGGCCATACATCCCACAGCCCTAAGGAGACAAACAGGCTAGAGAAGGTGGCCTGGGAGGATGTGCTCGAAAGAATAAAGAAAAAGTCGAACCCCCAGGTGCTTTTCTGGTTTACCCCTCTCAAATTAATCTCACAAAACGAAGACTCTATTACCCTAAAGGCCAATAGCCAATTCGACACTGACTGGATAAACAACCATTACCTGGATTTTATCACCGACACGGTAAAAGAGGTTTACCAGAGGAAATACCAGGTAAAGATTGTATCGGAAGCCGCAGGGGCCGTGCAGGCTCAGGAGGAAGAGGAAGACTCGGCGCCGAGAGGACCATACAAGGAAGCCCTGTTCACCGGCATCCTTAACCCGAATTACGTTTTTGAGCGCTTTATCGTGGGACCCAGCAACCAATTTGCCCACGCTGCTTCCACTGCCGTGGCCGGAAGGCCGGGAGAAATCTACAACCCACTTTTTATTTACGGCGGCGTAGGCCTGGGGAAGAGCCATTTAATCAATGCCATCGGTAACTACGTACTCAGGAACACGTCCAGAATGGCCCGGGTGTGCTGCATATCCGCTGAACACTTCACCAACCAGGTTATTAACAGCATCAAGTCCAACAAGATGGAGCACTTTCGGAATACTTACCGGTTCGGCTGCGATGTACTGCTGATAGACGACATACAATTCATCGCTGGTAAGGAAAGCACTCAAGAGGAGTTTTTCCATACCTTCAACACGCTATACGAATCAAAAAAGCAGATAGTAATTACTTGTGATAAATCCCCTAAGGACATGACCTATCTGGAAGAAAGACTGAAATCGAGGTTTGAGTGGGGATTGATAGCGGATATTCAACCTCCGGAGATAGAAACGAAGGTGGCGATACTCAAAAACAGGGCCGAATCCGCTGGGGTATCGCTTCCCAACGACGTGGCCATATTCTTGGCCGAGAGCATTACATCAAACGTCCGGGAACTAGAAGGAACCCTAAATAATATAATTGCCTACACCAGACTCCTTAACACAGAAATCAACACAGACCTGGCCAAAGAGGCGCTCAAAAACATAATAAAGGAACAGGGTAGAAGAATACTGAGTATAGAGTCCATCCAAAAAGAGGTAGCTAACTTCTTCGGGATTAAAATTCAAGACTTAAAATCGGAGAGGAAACAGAAAAACATCGCCGAACCTAGGCAAATTGCCATGTATCTAGCCAGAAGATATACCGGGGCATCCTTCCCGGAGATAGGAGAAAAATTCGGCGGCAAAGACCACTCTACGGTAATCCACGCCGTCAGAAAAATAGAGACACAGATGGGCCAAAACTCAACCCTCAAGAGCAGAGTAGATTTGGTATCCAGAAAAATCGAGGCTTTGAGAAGTGGATAA
- a CDS encoding MFS transporter: protein MNKPNPPKNDPKTIFGWCMYDWANSAYATTVAVGLLPVYFASVVVGPDGISIGGTVYKATTLWGIAIGVAAIITFLLAPLLGAVADFANAKKRFLLLLAYTGSLFTILLFFSKSGDVWSTLTFFVIAQICFIGANVFYDAFLPVIATDEKMDMVSGKGFSYGYVGGGLQLALSFGLVAFHHIFGISQTQAVRIGILGAGLWWAGFTLFAAKALTEDNRPGSLPKGYEGFRFIPAAYAAVGLSRLIETTRRVRKFRHLVLFLLSFMLYNDGIQTVLNMATIYGKEELKLSTTHLLITVLIIQAVASVGAIAFSKLAELAGTKKTIMATLLLWSFIVVYAYFINTTAQFFAAGVMAGLVMGGSQALSRSFYGSMIPERASAEFYGFYTVFSKFSAIWGPFVFAGINQMTGSARNSILSVIIFFILGLVLLQFVDERKARQARNSDVF, encoded by the coding sequence ATGAACAAACCAAATCCTCCTAAAAACGACCCCAAGACGATTTTCGGCTGGTGTATGTACGACTGGGCCAACTCGGCATACGCTACGACCGTTGCCGTAGGACTTTTACCGGTCTATTTTGCCTCAGTCGTTGTCGGCCCCGACGGGATAAGTATCGGCGGTACGGTCTACAAAGCCACCACCCTCTGGGGAATTGCTATTGGCGTAGCCGCTATCATCACATTTCTCCTGGCACCGCTCCTAGGCGCCGTGGCCGACTTTGCAAACGCCAAAAAGCGTTTTTTGCTACTCTTAGCCTACACCGGCTCACTCTTCACCATATTACTTTTCTTCTCAAAGTCAGGGGATGTGTGGAGCACACTCACATTTTTTGTCATCGCTCAGATTTGCTTTATTGGCGCAAACGTCTTCTACGATGCGTTTCTACCGGTTATAGCCACCGATGAGAAAATGGACATGGTCTCGGGTAAGGGGTTTTCCTACGGCTACGTCGGCGGGGGGCTTCAGCTCGCCCTATCTTTCGGCCTCGTTGCTTTTCATCACATATTCGGGATTTCCCAAACCCAAGCGGTAAGGATCGGCATTCTTGGCGCCGGGCTCTGGTGGGCCGGATTTACATTATTTGCCGCAAAAGCCCTTACCGAAGATAACCGCCCCGGGTCTCTTCCTAAAGGCTATGAGGGCTTTAGGTTCATCCCTGCCGCATACGCCGCCGTCGGTTTATCCAGGCTTATAGAAACCACAAGGCGCGTCCGAAAGTTTAGACACCTGGTCCTCTTTCTTCTCTCCTTCATGCTGTATAACGACGGTATTCAGACGGTGCTCAACATGGCCACCATCTATGGGAAGGAAGAGCTCAAGCTCTCTACTACACACCTTCTCATCACCGTTCTCATCATTCAGGCCGTTGCCTCGGTCGGGGCGATTGCGTTCAGCAAGCTGGCAGAACTTGCCGGCACGAAAAAGACGATTATGGCGACACTTCTGCTCTGGTCGTTTATCGTCGTATACGCCTACTTCATTAACACGACCGCCCAATTCTTTGCCGCCGGGGTTATGGCCGGGCTGGTGATGGGCGGCTCACAAGCGTTAAGCCGCTCGTTCTACGGCTCTATGATCCCGGAGAGAGCGAGCGCAGAGTTTTATGGTTTTTATACCGTTTTCAGCAAGTTCTCCGCAATCTGGGGCCCTTTTGTGTTTGCTGGAATAAACCAGATGACCGGAAGTGCCAGAAATTCCATTCTCTCTGTCATCATATTCTTCATACTAGGCCTTGTTCTACTACAATTCGTCGACGAAAGAAAGGCGCGGCAGGCTAGGAACTCGGACGTTTTTTAG
- the dnaN gene encoding DNA polymerase III subunit beta has translation MKFKVDASRFSERLGLIQGITERRATMPVLSHVLVDASKNKLGLTATDLETTMCAWCNAEVTKTGSIALPAKKLYEIVKEIPHGEVEVEEVGNHWARLSTSSAMFKIAGLPSEDFPSIPSVSSEHLFSIESSVIDDMVNKTIFAVSPDDLRRNLAGIYFQKIGKKSLRLVATDGHRLSLVDRNTKSDIRPDCNAVVPKKGVAELRKIVKLSETMQIGFAKNFFVAESDEIILIVRLIDAEFPDYKQVIPEATKSTITVKQAEFLSALRRVSLLSSDKTKSVKLSLSDDEMTLASVSPEIGEAKEVVPVGFKGDQIEVGFNARYLMDVLEVIGQEEVLLGITDDLSPAVIKPVGEENYISVIMPMRV, from the coding sequence ATGAAATTCAAAGTAGATGCGTCGAGATTTTCAGAAAGGCTTGGACTAATTCAAGGAATCACGGAAAGAAGGGCAACCATGCCTGTTCTCTCGCATGTCTTGGTCGATGCATCCAAGAATAAGCTAGGGCTTACTGCTACCGACCTAGAAACAACCATGTGCGCCTGGTGCAATGCCGAAGTTACCAAGACAGGCAGCATTGCTTTACCGGCGAAAAAGCTCTACGAGATTGTGAAGGAGATACCGCACGGCGAGGTTGAAGTCGAGGAAGTCGGAAACCACTGGGCCCGCTTAAGTACGTCATCGGCGATGTTTAAAATAGCCGGTCTACCCAGCGAAGATTTCCCGTCGATTCCATCGGTTTCCTCTGAACATCTTTTCTCTATCGAGAGTTCTGTTATTGACGATATGGTAAATAAGACCATTTTTGCTGTTTCCCCTGATGACCTCAGAAGGAATCTAGCCGGGATTTATTTTCAAAAGATCGGTAAAAAGAGTCTGAGATTAGTGGCTACCGATGGCCACAGGCTTTCACTTGTCGATAGAAACACCAAAAGCGATATCCGGCCGGATTGTAATGCGGTAGTTCCTAAAAAAGGGGTGGCAGAGCTTAGAAAGATAGTGAAGCTATCTGAAACCATGCAGATAGGTTTTGCCAAGAACTTTTTTGTGGCAGAGAGCGACGAAATAATACTCATTGTCAGGCTTATAGACGCTGAATTTCCGGACTATAAGCAGGTTATTCCTGAGGCTACCAAGAGTACAATTACGGTAAAACAAGCTGAGTTTTTGAGTGCGTTGAGGAGGGTTTCCTTACTTTCTTCAGATAAAACAAAGAGTGTAAAGCTCAGCCTAAGCGACGACGAGATGACATTGGCGTCGGTATCTCCAGAGATAGGCGAGGCCAAGGAGGTCGTCCCGGTAGGGTTTAAGGGCGACCAAATCGAAGTAGGATTTAACGCTCGATACTTGATGGACGTTTTAGAAGTCATTGGGCAAGAGGAAGTTCTTCTGGGAATTACCGATGACTTAAGCCCGGCGGTAATCAAGCCGGTTGGAGAAGAGAATTATATATCCGTGATTATGCCAATGAGGGTATAA
- a CDS encoding AMP-binding protein, with the protein MIAEKLNHWAEKEPEKTALQIKLPDGYQRITYLELRRLCLRAASQLREQGLNRGDHISLYGTNTPGWAIAYLAIHLLGGVVIPLDAQLNSEDILSLLKFSDSKAVIADKKQLDELARLLTNDKAPIRLISIESLSSFAERTNGFKAATLNPDDLMSIIFTSGTTGSPKGVQLTCKNILNNVEAILSQIKVSSKDNVLNILPLHHVFSCTVGFLAPLIAGATITFSYSLKSTDLLSAMRETGVTIFPAVPKLFALLDREIFRKVDSLGLVWRMLFWSLYAVSRWVREKTGFRLGSIFFRKIHEPFGRKLRFFASGGAKLDAGISERFLNLGFVILEGYGLTETSPVISITRPNNPMPGTAGRPVPGVEVRIDSPGPDGVGEICVRGPNVMRGYYKNETATGEVLRHGWLHTGDLGMVDPKGNITIIGRAKEVIVLPSGKNIYPEDVERHYEKIPLVKEICVLPSLTDHGEVRGLLMVVVPEKKEIAARGVFNTRERIRSEVANTGSSLPSYMQVTELQILYDELPKTRLGKLKRGEIEKLVRDQKYLSREEEIPLSPEEKALLEAPYSARFLKRLQEIADIKGPFYPSQDLSIDLGLDSLTLIEVTVLLEKEFEVKLKEDELPRVRTIGDMLNLIEEVRQARPDEVINTHIEEEKDLLVKNLFDTPPSPPLEDVFNLNRGLVKRLLVRTLQLITSIILRVAFRIRIEGLNKIPREGAVLICPNHQSFIDPILIYALMPGRMLDRLMFLAFGEFFRRPPISWIIKLARVVLTGSSQTLGESLRLCYAGLKRDMVVCIFPEGGRTNTGTIMPPRLGAGILSVETGAPIVPILIEGAIDTLSHLHPEFRFAKIRITVGDPIKPPPKEDNNNKKNLYQDMVDKWKEAVLGLEKKQDE; encoded by the coding sequence ATGATTGCGGAAAAACTTAATCATTGGGCAGAAAAAGAGCCGGAAAAGACCGCTCTTCAAATAAAACTCCCCGACGGCTACCAGCGGATTACCTACCTTGAGCTAAGGAGGCTTTGTCTACGGGCAGCTTCTCAACTCCGAGAGCAAGGTCTCAATCGGGGAGACCACATCTCGCTATACGGTACAAATACTCCGGGATGGGCAATAGCTTATCTGGCAATTCATCTCTTGGGAGGAGTGGTTATACCGCTAGATGCACAGCTAAACTCGGAAGACATTCTATCCCTGTTGAAGTTTTCGGATTCGAAGGCCGTTATCGCAGATAAAAAACAGCTCGATGAACTGGCAAGGCTCCTTACCAATGATAAAGCCCCAATTCGATTGATTTCAATCGAGTCCCTGAGCTCCTTTGCGGAGCGGACCAACGGATTCAAAGCAGCTACTCTAAACCCGGATGACCTGATGTCCATAATATTCACTTCGGGTACTACCGGGTCTCCAAAGGGTGTTCAACTTACCTGTAAAAACATATTGAACAATGTCGAGGCCATCTTGAGCCAGATTAAGGTCTCATCCAAGGACAACGTGCTCAACATCCTACCCCTTCATCACGTCTTTTCCTGCACCGTTGGGTTTCTGGCTCCGCTGATTGCCGGGGCAACGATTACCTTTTCCTACTCCCTAAAGAGCACCGACCTGTTGAGTGCAATGAGAGAAACCGGTGTTACCATCTTCCCCGCTGTACCAAAGCTCTTCGCCCTGCTCGACCGGGAGATCTTCAGAAAGGTCGATTCCCTGGGCTTAGTATGGAGAATGCTTTTCTGGTCTCTCTATGCGGTCTCAAGATGGGTCAGGGAGAAAACCGGTTTTCGGCTCGGAAGTATATTTTTTAGAAAGATTCATGAACCTTTCGGAAGAAAGCTTCGTTTCTTCGCCAGTGGCGGGGCTAAGCTTGACGCCGGTATATCCGAGCGTTTCTTAAACCTGGGATTTGTCATTCTCGAGGGCTATGGACTCACCGAAACATCACCGGTTATATCCATCACCCGTCCGAATAACCCCATGCCCGGCACCGCCGGGAGGCCCGTGCCCGGGGTCGAAGTGCGAATAGATTCCCCAGGCCCGGACGGCGTCGGGGAGATATGTGTCCGCGGCCCCAACGTTATGAGAGGCTACTACAAGAACGAAACCGCTACCGGTGAGGTGCTAAGGCACGGATGGCTTCATACCGGCGACCTGGGTATGGTCGACCCAAAAGGGAATATAACCATTATCGGTAGAGCCAAGGAGGTCATAGTGCTTCCCTCGGGAAAAAACATATACCCCGAGGACGTGGAAAGGCACTACGAAAAGATCCCTCTGGTGAAGGAAATCTGCGTCCTTCCCTCGCTAACTGACCATGGCGAAGTAAGGGGACTTTTGATGGTAGTGGTGCCGGAGAAAAAAGAAATTGCCGCACGTGGAGTTTTCAATACCCGCGAACGAATACGTTCTGAAGTGGCCAACACCGGGTCTAGCCTACCCTCCTACATGCAGGTTACAGAACTCCAGATCCTCTACGATGAGCTCCCCAAAACCAGGCTTGGAAAACTAAAGAGAGGAGAGATTGAAAAGTTAGTGAGGGACCAAAAGTACCTGTCAAGAGAAGAAGAAATACCCCTTTCTCCCGAAGAAAAAGCGCTCTTAGAGGCGCCGTACTCGGCCCGTTTTCTTAAAAGGCTTCAAGAAATTGCGGATATCAAAGGACCTTTTTACCCCTCTCAAGACCTCTCTATTGACCTGGGGCTTGACTCGCTCACTCTAATCGAGGTCACCGTTCTTCTGGAAAAAGAGTTCGAGGTTAAATTGAAAGAGGATGAATTACCCAGAGTGCGTACGATCGGCGATATGCTGAACCTAATAGAAGAAGTTAGGCAGGCCAGGCCGGACGAAGTGATTAACACCCACATCGAAGAAGAAAAAGATTTATTGGTAAAGAACCTGTTTGACACTCCACCTTCGCCGCCGCTAGAAGATGTTTTTAACCTCAATCGAGGCTTGGTTAAACGCTTACTGGTGAGAACACTTCAGTTAATTACATCTATCATTTTGAGAGTCGCTTTTCGAATCAGAATCGAGGGTCTAAATAAAATACCCAGGGAAGGTGCCGTCCTTATCTGCCCAAACCATCAGAGCTTCATCGACCCGATTCTAATCTATGCCTTGATGCCCGGACGGATGCTCGACCGGCTTATGTTCCTCGCTTTTGGCGAATTTTTTAGGAGGCCCCCTATCTCATGGATTATCAAACTGGCGCGCGTAGTCCTCACCGGCAGCAGTCAAACGCTTGGCGAATCTCTCCGGCTTTGCTACGCCGGGCTTAAGCGGGATATGGTAGTATGTATATTCCCTGAAGGGGGAAGAACGAATACCGGTACAATTATGCCTCCGCGGCTCGGAGCCGGAATCTTGAGCGTGGAGACCGGGGCACCCATAGTGCCGATCCTCATAGAAGGTGCCATAGACACGCTCTCCCACCTTCACCCGGAATTCCGGTTTGCCAAGATTAGAATCACCGTGGGAGACCCGATAAAGCCACCACCCAAAGAGGATAACAACAATAAGAAGAACCTTTATCAAGATATGGTGGACAAATGGAAAGAAGCCGTGCTGGGGCTTGAAAAAAAACAGGATGAATGA
- the gspN gene encoding type II secretion system protein GspN, with translation MKEKLLKSRYLGRSLYALFFLFAFLVSFYLTIPLEDLKDRIAGEIEARTSLEAQIDRVSVSPIFNMKIHNITLYKAEKPVLGIEELKLAPSLFGLLISDKLKLPFEAHLLGGKTIGTIVYNPKTNKLEEAQARITGINVETIPSIIAIDFGRETPSFHGLLEGDFSVTFLPPADGEFAFKVSSLGIKKLRIKGLVLPDFDDIQSNLRGSIEGNITKIEELRFKGDGVDLMLTGTAPILWSIEKGGKVDLWMQLQLTGPKQEVFKKFLASYLAPQDDGSLGAKIAGTFFNPRLVKESSNPSRF, from the coding sequence ATGAAAGAAAAATTATTAAAATCCAGATACCTTGGCCGTTCATTATACGCCCTATTCTTCCTGTTTGCATTTTTGGTGTCCTTTTACCTGACTATACCCTTAGAAGACCTGAAGGATAGAATCGCTGGTGAAATAGAGGCCAGGACCAGTCTCGAAGCCCAGATAGATAGGGTAAGCGTTTCCCCCATTTTCAACATGAAAATCCATAACATTACGCTCTACAAGGCCGAAAAACCTGTCCTGGGCATTGAGGAGTTGAAACTTGCCCCGTCACTTTTCGGTCTTCTCATCTCTGATAAATTAAAGCTTCCTTTTGAGGCTCATCTTTTGGGAGGGAAGACCATCGGGACGATAGTTTATAATCCAAAAACAAACAAGTTAGAGGAGGCTCAGGCAAGGATAACCGGTATTAATGTAGAAACGATTCCCTCTATAATTGCGATTGATTTTGGCAGGGAGACACCGTCCTTCCATGGCCTTCTGGAGGGGGATTTTTCTGTCACATTCCTGCCTCCGGCAGATGGGGAATTCGCCTTCAAAGTCAGTAGCCTGGGGATTAAAAAATTGAGGATTAAAGGCCTAGTGCTCCCCGATTTTGATGATATCCAGTCCAACTTGAGGGGTAGCATAGAGGGTAACATTACTAAAATTGAGGAGTTAAGGTTCAAGGGAGACGGCGTTGACCTCATGCTTACCGGGACTGCGCCTATTCTTTGGAGCATAGAGAAGGGGGGCAAGGTCGATCTCTGGATGCAACTTCAGCTAACCGGGCCCAAGCAGGAGGTCTTCAAGAAGTTTCTAGCATCGTACCTGGCTCCGCAGGACGATGGAAGTCTTGGAGCCAAGATCGCCGGTACCTTTTTCAATCCCAGATTAGTGAAGGAGTCGAGCAACCCGAGCCGGTTTTAG